AGAGCCGGCAATAGACGAGCTTGCCCTTGATGTCGACGATTTCGATGTCGCCGCCGTCCCGGGCCAGGGTGGGACGCACCGCCTGCTCGATGGCTTGTTCGATCCGCTTGGCGAAACGGTAGGGCGAGTCGCTCGGGTCGGGCGCCGCCTCTCGCGGCCGGGCGGCCGCGTGGCCGCCGGGGAGCAGCGGCAGTTCCTTGAGCCGTGTCGGCCGCGGCCCCCACACCTCGTCGAGCAGATCCTGCAGTCCACCCGGGGCGTGGTGGCAGGACATGCAGGCTCCGCCGGCCTTCACGGCGCCGGTGATGTCGGCGATGGTCTTGAGCTGCAACTCTTCGATCTTGCGCTTGAGGTAGGGTTCGGTCAGTCCGAAGCACTTGCAGACCATCCGCCCCTCTTCCTGCTCGTGGGGTTGGATGTCGATGCCCAGCTTGGCCAAGTCGACCCCGCGCTTCTGGGCCCAGTTGAACACCGCCGCATCGAGAGCTTCGGCTCCCATCACCGAGCAGTGGATCTTTTCCTGGGGCAGTCCTTCGAGGTAGTCGACGATGTCCTGGTTGCTGATCTCCAGGGCCTCGATGGGCGTGCAGTGACGTTCTTCGATCATCGCGCAGAGGGCTTCCGAGGCGGCGATGGCGGAGGTGCAGCCGAAGGTCAGGTAGCGGGCTTCGGTGATCCGGTCGAGGGTCGGATCCCGGGGGTGTCGCTCGACCCGGAAAGTGAAGCGCAGAGCGTCACCACAGGCGATGGAGCCATGCTCGCCGAAGCCGTCGGGATCCTCGATTTCACCCATGTGGGTGCCCGGCCTGCCCCGGACGGCGTCCATGAACAGACGGGTGGTTTTCTCGCTGTACTTCCACGCCATGGCTTTCTCCGCCGGGGGCTGCGAGGGATCCGGCCATCATAGCGAAAACTCCCTTCCGGGCCAGTTGGGCGTAGATTAGGGCGGATG
The Acidobacteriota bacterium DNA segment above includes these coding regions:
- a CDS encoding iron-sulfur cluster assembly scaffold protein, which encodes MAWKYSEKTTRLFMDAVRGRPGTHMGEIEDPDGFGEHGSIACGDALRFTFRVERHPRDPTLDRITEARYLTFGCTSAIAASEALCAMIEERHCTPIEALEISNQDIVDYLEGLPQEKIHCSVMGAEALDAAVFNWAQKRGVDLAKLGIDIQPHEQEEGRMVCKCFGLTEPYLKRKIEELQLKTIADITGAVKAGGACMSCHHAPGGLQDLLDEVWGPRPTRLKELPLLPGGHAAARPREAAPDPSDSPYRFAKRIEQAIEQAVRPTLARDGGDIEIVDIKGKLVYCRLSGACASCMSAGRTMKMLVEQALKDRVDERIRVIEV